A window of the Helianthus annuus cultivar XRQ/B chromosome 4, HanXRQr2.0-SUNRISE, whole genome shotgun sequence genome harbors these coding sequences:
- the LOC110937825 gene encoding AT-hook motif nuclear-localized protein 23, with translation MATNNPTSSSFHHPDLHLQIPQDSEDDTNQTTPGSGDGSGRRPRGRPPGSKNKPKPPVIITRESANTLRAHILEISNGCDVFEAVADYARKRQRGICIVSGTGTVNNVTLRQPAAAGSVLTLHGRFEILSLSGSFLPPPAPPGATSLTIYLAGGQGQVVGGNVAGALVASGPVIVIAASFTNVAYERLPLDEDEAAASSGGGAGAGGDGDGDGGGGGGHHFPDPSSMGLPFFNLPLNMPNVQLPVDGGGWTGNAASRPPFG, from the coding sequence ATGGCTACCAACAACCCTACTTCTTCTTCTTTCCATCACCCTGATCTCCACCTCCAAATCCCTCAAGACTCTGAAGATGACACCAACCAAACAACCCCCGGTTCCGGTGACGGCTCCGGTCGCCGCCCCCGCGGCCGTCCTCCTGGTTCCAAAAACAAACCAAAACCACCGGTTATTATCACCCGTGAAAGTGCTAACACTCTTAGAGCTCATATTCTTGAAATAAGCAACGGGTGTGATGTGTTTGAAGCCGTTGCTGATTATGCTAGAAAACGGCAACGTGGGATTTGTATTGTGAGTGGTACCGGTACGGTTAATAATGTTACTCTCCGGCAACCGGCTGCTGCGGGTTCTGTCCTCACGCTTCATGGCCGGTTTGAGATATTGTCACTGTCGGGTTCTTTTTTGCCTCCACCGGCTCCACCGGGTGCTACTAGTTTAACCATTTATTTGGCTGGTGGACAAGGTCAGGTTGTTGGTGGTAATGTGGCGGGTGCTCTTGTGGCTTCTGGGCCAGTGATTGTTATTGCTGCTTCGTTTACGAATGTGGCGTATGAACGGCTGCCGTTGGATGAAGATGAAGCGGCTGCGAGTAGCGGTGGTGGTGCTGGTGCTGGTGGTGATggggatggtgatggtggtggtggtggtggtcacCACTTTCCTGACCCGTCTTCCATGGGTTTACCGTTTTTTAACCTGCCACTTAATATGCCAAATGTTCAGTTACcggtggatggtggtggttggACCGGTAACGCCGCTAGCAGGCCTCCGTTCGGATAA